A genomic stretch from uncultured Cohaesibacter sp. includes:
- a CDS encoding aspartate aminotransferase family protein → MNNQSKMPNDLSSFWMPFTHNRGFKEDPRMVVAADGMFYKSADGRDILDGTAGLWCVNAGHNAPRIVNAVQQQVAEMDYAPNFQFGHPKAFEFASRVADLFPEGMDHVFFTNSGSESVDTALKIALHYHRARGDAARTRLVGRERGYHGTGFGGISVGGISKNRMHFGSLLTGVDHLPHTHDLAKNAFSRGCPEHGGVEKANALLDIIALHDPSTIAAVIVEPMAGSTGVLMPPKGYLQRLREICTQYGILLIFDEVITGYGRLGKASASEYFGVTPDIITTAKGLTNAVIPAGAVIVSNAIYQSAMDHADAAIELFHGYTYSGHPVAAAAGLAALDTYAEEGLFENAAALSSYWEDAVHSLKGGRNVIDLRNLGLVAGIELAPREGAPGSRGMEAMIKAWDKGAMIRVTGDIIALSPPLIVEKSHIDQLFGVVAEVIAEIE, encoded by the coding sequence ATGAATAACCAAAGCAAAATGCCAAACGATTTATCCAGTTTCTGGATGCCCTTCACGCACAATCGCGGTTTCAAGGAAGACCCGCGCATGGTGGTCGCGGCTGACGGCATGTTCTACAAAAGCGCAGACGGACGCGATATTCTGGATGGGACAGCCGGGCTTTGGTGCGTCAATGCGGGCCATAACGCGCCACGCATTGTCAACGCGGTTCAGCAGCAAGTTGCCGAGATGGACTATGCGCCGAATTTCCAGTTTGGCCATCCCAAAGCCTTCGAATTCGCCTCTCGCGTGGCCGATCTTTTCCCAGAAGGCATGGACCATGTTTTCTTCACCAACTCAGGGTCTGAATCGGTCGATACAGCGCTCAAGATCGCATTGCACTATCATCGCGCTCGCGGCGACGCAGCGCGTACACGACTTGTCGGCCGTGAACGCGGCTATCACGGAACCGGCTTTGGTGGCATTTCCGTTGGCGGCATTTCCAAGAACCGCATGCATTTCGGCTCCCTGTTGACGGGCGTTGACCATCTGCCTCACACCCATGATCTGGCAAAGAATGCCTTTTCGCGCGGGTGCCCGGAGCATGGCGGCGTCGAGAAAGCCAATGCGTTGCTCGACATCATCGCTCTGCATGACCCCTCCACCATTGCTGCCGTCATCGTCGAACCAATGGCCGGCTCTACGGGCGTTTTGATGCCACCCAAGGGCTATCTGCAGCGCTTGCGCGAAATCTGCACCCAATATGGCATACTTTTAATTTTTGACGAGGTCATCACCGGTTATGGCCGTCTGGGCAAGGCGAGCGCTTCGGAATATTTCGGCGTAACGCCGGATATCATCACCACCGCCAAGGGGCTGACCAATGCCGTCATTCCCGCAGGCGCCGTGATTGTTTCCAACGCAATCTACCAGTCTGCCATGGATCATGCAGATGCCGCTATCGAGCTGTTCCACGGCTACACCTATTCGGGTCACCCGGTTGCCGCTGCGGCAGGGCTTGCGGCCCTTGACACTTACGCCGAAGAAGGCCTGTTCGAGAATGCCGCCGCCCTCTCCTCCTATTGGGAAGATGCGGTGCATAGCCTAAAAGGCGGTCGCAATGTCATCGATTTGCGAAATCTTGGGCTCGTTGCTGGCATTGAGCTTGCTCCGCGGGAAGGTGCGCCAGGATCGCGCGGCATGGAGGCCATGATCAAGGCTTGGGACAAAGGCGCGATGATCCGCGTTACCGGCGATATCATCGCGCTCTCTCCGCCGCTCATTGTCGAAAAGAGCCATATTGATCAGCTCTTCGGCGTGGTTGCAGAGGTGATCGCCGAGATCGAATAG
- the ugpC gene encoding sn-glycerol-3-phosphate ABC transporter ATP-binding protein UgpC, producing MASLKLTNIEKAYGVTKVLKNINLEIEQGEFIVFVGPSGCGKSTLLRMIAGLESITGGDLQIDGQRMNEVPPSKRGIAMVFQTYALYPHMTVYDNMAFGMKIAKASKDEIHERVSKAADILQLTPFLERLPKALSGGQRQRVAIGRAIVRDPKVFLFDEPLSNLDAALRVATRIEIAQLNESMPDTTMIYVTHDQVEAMTLADRIVVLSTRGIIEQCGAPMELYENPKNVFVARFIGSPAMNVYDCKVMETGEKTRVAFEEGGHSFTVNVPSTPDQKGKKAKFGVRPEDLRLSEEGDEPLYKCEVRIVEKLGEVTLLYLEPPHQGEEALIAKIPGTHDFKRGEMVTLTADDEKRHLFNEEEISFRWIGKD from the coding sequence ATGGCAAGCCTGAAGCTCACTAATATCGAAAAGGCCTATGGCGTCACCAAGGTCCTCAAGAATATCAATCTGGAGATCGAGCAGGGCGAGTTCATCGTCTTTGTGGGGCCTTCAGGCTGTGGTAAATCCACCTTGCTGCGCATGATCGCCGGGTTGGAAAGCATCACCGGTGGCGATTTGCAAATTGATGGGCAACGCATGAACGAAGTGCCGCCATCCAAACGCGGCATCGCCATGGTGTTCCAGACTTATGCGCTCTATCCGCATATGACGGTCTATGACAACATGGCCTTCGGCATGAAGATTGCCAAAGCCTCCAAAGACGAGATCCATGAGCGCGTCTCAAAGGCTGCTGATATCCTGCAGTTGACCCCGTTTCTGGAGCGCCTGCCAAAGGCGCTTTCAGGTGGTCAGCGCCAGCGTGTTGCCATTGGTCGCGCCATTGTGCGGGATCCCAAAGTGTTCCTGTTCGATGAACCGCTCTCCAACCTCGATGCCGCTCTGCGTGTGGCAACCCGCATTGAGATTGCCCAGCTCAACGAGAGCATGCCCGACACCACGATGATTTATGTGACCCACGACCAGGTCGAAGCCATGACCTTGGCGGATCGCATTGTCGTGCTATCCACACGCGGTATCATCGAACAATGCGGCGCCCCCATGGAGCTCTATGAAAACCCGAAAAACGTTTTCGTGGCCCGCTTCATCGGTTCCCCGGCGATGAATGTCTATGACTGCAAGGTCATGGAAACCGGTGAGAAAACCCGTGTGGCCTTCGAAGAAGGCGGACATAGCTTCACGGTGAATGTGCCGAGCACGCCCGATCAGAAAGGCAAGAAGGCCAAATTCGGCGTTCGGCCTGAAGACCTGCGTTTGAGTGAAGAGGGCGATGAGCCGCTTTACAAATGCGAAGTGCGCATCGTTGAAAAGCTCGGCGAAGTAACCTTGCTCTATCTGGAGCCTCCGCATCAAGGAGAGGAAGCCCTGATTGCCAAGATACCGGGCACTCATGACTTCAAGCGCGGTGAAATGGTCACCTTGACCGCGGACGACGAGAAACGCCACCTCTTCAACGAAGAAGAAATCTCTTTCCGTTGGATCGGTAAGGACTAA
- a CDS encoding copper chaperone PCu(A)C, whose protein sequence is MKKLIIGAMVLGLSCLAVNAEEWKVGDITISAPFARASAGMANAGGGFMQITNEGDADRLVAASAEVGHMTQLHTHIKDGEVMRMRQVEAIDVPAHGEVALKPGSYHVMFMKLKAPLKKGEKFPLELTFEKAGKVTIEMPVAGVGAKMAPKM, encoded by the coding sequence ATGAAGAAACTGATTATTGGCGCGATGGTTTTGGGCTTGTCTTGTCTGGCAGTAAACGCCGAAGAGTGGAAAGTGGGCGATATTACAATATCAGCACCCTTTGCGCGTGCTTCTGCCGGAATGGCAAATGCTGGTGGTGGCTTTATGCAAATCACTAACGAAGGAGACGCCGATCGGCTCGTTGCGGCCAGTGCAGAGGTTGGTCACATGACCCAACTGCATACCCATATCAAGGATGGCGAAGTGATGCGCATGAGACAGGTGGAAGCGATTGATGTGCCTGCCCATGGGGAAGTTGCTCTGAAACCGGGCAGTTACCATGTCATGTTCATGAAGCTCAAGGCGCCACTGAAAAAGGGTGAAAAATTCCCTCTTGAGCTGACATTCGAAAAGGCTGGCAAGGTGACCATAGAGATGCCGGTTGCTGGCGTTGGCGCAAAGATGGCACCGAAAATGTAA
- a CDS encoding cupin domain-containing protein: MVEATSPHSEPPTSGDKDGDVGADIGERLRQVRLAHGLSQRALAKRTGVANATISQIESGQSNPSVGALKRILDGVDMDLARFFSFELSAEGRYFYKSSDLKEIGRGKLSFRLVGADRPDKSIQMLHERLMPGADTGRVALSHKGEECGIVLSGSLEVTVGEERQILRAGDAWYFESALPHRFRNTGAEPCVCISACSPPTF, from the coding sequence ATGGTTGAAGCCACTTCGCCCCATTCCGAACCGCCAACCAGCGGAGACAAGGACGGGGATGTTGGTGCGGATATTGGCGAGCGCTTGCGTCAGGTGCGCTTGGCTCATGGCCTTTCCCAAAGAGCGCTGGCCAAGAGAACGGGAGTTGCCAATGCCACCATATCGCAAATTGAAAGCGGCCAATCCAACCCCTCTGTTGGTGCCCTTAAAAGGATTCTCGATGGCGTGGATATGGATCTCGCCCGATTCTTCTCTTTCGAGCTGAGTGCCGAGGGGCGCTATTTCTATAAATCCAGCGATCTCAAGGAGATCGGGCGCGGCAAGTTGTCCTTCCGTCTTGTCGGTGCGGACCGGCCCGACAAGAGCATTCAGATGTTGCATGAAAGGCTGATGCCTGGGGCGGATACCGGTCGGGTCGCGCTCAGTCATAAGGGGGAGGAGTGCGGCATCGTTCTCTCTGGTAGCCTTGAGGTGACTGTGGGGGAAGAAAGGCAGATCCTGCGCGCTGGTGACGCATGGTATTTCGAGAGTGCCTTGCCGCATCGCTTTCGCAATACGGGCGCAGAGCCTTGCGTCTGCATCAGCGCCTGCTCCCCACCAACATTTTGA